One Triticum dicoccoides isolate Atlit2015 ecotype Zavitan chromosome 3B, WEW_v2.0, whole genome shotgun sequence genomic window, TGGCTAACTATGTAACTGGGTGTTGGGGGTGACTTACATACGCCTTTCCGCCACTAAGGCAATCGTCCTAGAGTCGGGCAAATCATCAGCGATCGGGTCTGTGTTAGGCGGTGCTAGAAAATAACACACGCTCGTAGGGCGGTAGGGGCGTGGTAATGTAGATTCGCAAGCATGGATGATTTACTTGGTAGCTAAGGATTGATCCATTTGTGTATTTGTTGTTACCAAATAAGTAGATTGCTTTTTAATTTAGATAGAAATGAGAAGTTGACTTCTTGTGAATGCCAATTTGGTGTACAGGATTTGACGGGAgtgcctagaactcatctagatgagatataatttggtctcattcactttgaaaacaagaacagataCAACCCACATCAGcatacacgcatcttatagcatcacatccaatggctataaaaggtgaatgagaccaaactatatctcatctagatgagttctagcaaaactgggaTTTGACAACGAAAATAAATGTTATATGATGAATGAATGACGTTTTTGACAAGCAAAGCGCTGTTTGACATTGAGCTTTCTTATTCTTGCAGGACACTGTCACTGGGTTTTTGATGGCTGGGGTTGGCAATGTTGATCTGCGCAAGAAAACAAATTACCTTCTTGTAGATAACAGTACTATCCTGAACTTGTTAACATAGCATTGTTTGAAAACAGTTGACATAAGATTTCTGTAGAAAATTATATCTGTTGTCTATGGAACTTTGTTGAATGGTTGCCAACAGAATGTTTGAAGAATTGCCCAATAAAAAACCTTCTCAGTTTCTATTTTCTTAAGCATTTCTTATTAGGTTGTTACTGTCATGTCATATTTATCCTTTTTCTGTTTCTTCTCTAAGACAAAGGCAAAGATTTATTCAATATTGTGTCAAGAGAAACTTCTTTACTGCCGGTTTGCGCATTCCTGGGCTTTCGTCAAATTTAAACAACCTCAAATATCACTTTTACTCCTGTCACATAATTCAACTTATCATTTCTTTCGGCGCTGTGTGTCTGTTATGTTGCTGCTGTGTTGCCTATTATATCATAGTTTTCGTACACTTATCCACAGGACTTGAATAAATACTTTTTTTTTGTGTGCGCCATCTTACAGAAACGACAGTGAAACAGATTGAAGATGCATTTAAAGAGTTTACTGCAAGGGAGGATATTGCTATTGTGCTCATCAGCCAATATGTAAGTAAACCATTGCTATAAATGCATATCTTTCTTTTCTCTTAAGAATCAGCAAATTGTTTTGTCAGAATCTTGCAAGTATATCACGTAAAGAAAGAGGGTGGTCATTAGTTTTTGGGGTTAAGTAGTCCCGATTAGTTTCTTTAGACTCAGGTCCTTCTGCTGTAAACAAAATAGATGAGGCCGTTGAAACTCAAAATAGGCGGAGGGGCGGCGCTCTTTTGATAGAAGAAACGGGCGGTCCTCTCGTTCCAAACTGTCCAACACACAAGCATTGTGAGAGACGCCATGGCCTTCCTATTAGGAATGTTTATGACTTTATGGCGGAGAGGTTGATCCGCCACTCCTCCTTGGCGGAGCGCTCCAAGTGCCACAAGGATTGGTCCCAAGATGAAGCCACTCCTTGACTAAGTTCCAAAGCCGAAGCATGAAGCGGCATTTGAAGAAGAGATGCACCCCGGATTCATGCCCCCTTTTGCAAAGAGGGCAAAGACCGCAATTTGGCCACTCATGTTTGGCCAAACGACTGGCGGCCCAAAccctatcttgaatagccaaccacGAGTCAGTAACAGAAACCTCTCTTGCAATACAAACGAAACTATATTTATACTACATGCTCAACAGTGCTAACTGCCATGCTAATGACGGTTGCATCCATGTGGTATATCCTACTATCCGTAACATTAGAAGAAAGTCAAAAAGCAATAGAGGGATTGTGTACTAGATTACCAGAACCAGAACCAGATGCGTGTCTTgtacatgttgatgaagatgaactAATGCTATGAGAGGATTATTAAGGTTAGCTTCTTATTACATGTTTCTTGTATGTCCCAGATtgcaaacatgattaggtttctggtGGATAGCTACAACAAGCCAATCCCTGCGATATTGGAAATCCCATCCAAGGACCATCCATATGATCCAGCGAGTGACTCGGTCCTTTCTCGTGTGAAGTATCTGTTTTCTGCCGACTCGGTTGCTTCTGATAGGCGTTGAGTAGCAACCTTGTTGATAACAGGGGCATCACACTTTGATTGAGTTCTTCGTGGACTTGCTCCGTGTATCTGTATTAAATTATTCATACCATTCTGTTGTGGGTGCACGAATAAGGAGTAAACAATTTGGATTGGACCAACGGGTTAATGTAATAAATTCTTACTTTTTTTGGAGTTTGTATCTAAGAACAAGGGAAACAGGAAAACATGTGTTCTGTGGTGCTGCCATAGACTTGATTCCGAATGTACAAGCTTTACCTTGCAAATTGTTTGTTTCGGCCACTATCAGATTATTCGGATAGCCCAGTGAGCTTTTTTTTCAGGTCAAAACGGTACTGCAATATTTGCTTGGCTGGCTGCTGTTGAACCATGACAGTTTCTTGAAACAGTTTTGCTAAGTCTCGTTATGCCTTGGTCGAATTCCTTTACGCTTGCATGTAGATTCGTAAAagaaaattcttcagtttttcttcttcttagagcatctccagccgttcagcCCCCCAGGGCTAGCCCATGGGGGCGGCCTAGCTCCCAGCCACGACCCCAGGCGCCGCCCCTAGCCACGGCAAATTCGAACGTAGTCCATTCCCGCGCATAAAATAGGCGCCACAATCCGGTGATCAAGCGGCCAGTAGGTCGGCGATCGGATGAAAAGTTTGGTGTACAAAAAACAGAAAGGACGGAAGCGCGCATCAGGCGGCGAGGTCggcgtcggcgtgcgcgggcttgacGGGGTCTCTGTGCTTGGCGGCGTTGGCATGGCTTCTATGCTGCGGGCAGTCTCGGCGGCATCATCgctcgggcttggcggcggcgacggcgtgtGCGTGGGCGTGGGCGTCGTCGTCGTGGGCGTGGGCGGCGTAGTCGAGGgaagctggttcaggatgaggccacgctccgccaagtaccacgccttgaccgcctcgtcggtgctctggagcatgtccgccccgcccagcagaaaagccaggtcggtgttcctcttcttcgcggcgacattggtccggagcaggtcgagcttgacggcgctgctcgacatcaacgccgaccaccgcgcctcggtcttctcttcacggaGGGCGGCCCGGACCTGTGCGTTGGCGAGACAGTGCTGGATGGACTCCTGCACGGGAGCGGTGGCCGCATcggcgtgtttccccttcttggcacctttgttgccgtcctgccgcccttctgacgcgcccggagtcggcgcgtccggcttgtaggtcttcttggccttgtcgagggtgcgccggactttcgcccacttctcgcacttgtcgatgCGCTTGtaaacgtggaggtacttgaactcggCGTCGTTATTGCTCTGCCGATACAGGCCGAACATGCGCAGCAACTGCGCGGACGAACAAATAGTTGGTGGGCGCACACGCTGAAGAGAGGCGGGAGACTGGCGTGGCATACCcgatcctcaacgctggcgccgctctccgggcgagtggcgacctcctcgacgaccccatgccatttgttgcacgccccctggatacgcccccaatggttcgcaccctcaacgctggcgccgctctctGGGCGGGCGACGAGTAGTTGtacggagggtactgcacgccggcgaaggcgggcgagggcgtgcgctgggccggGTGTACATGGGGGAAAgtgacgtttgggttgaacccaccgtgcgcgtccccATTGGCGTAGCCCAGCTAAGACGATCCCCATGGCTGCGGCGACGGAGACCCGACGCCTTGCTGGCCCCAGGGCACGTACTGCGCGTGGTtgtcgggtggattcatcatccccgcgcgagtcgcctcggcctcggcctggtCCGCCGGAGCGGCGgtagcggcagccgcagccgcgcgtgCCGCGTTGTCACGGGCCTTCTTGGCGAGGGCCCTGATTCCGCCGGTGGGCGGTGACGGCCTCCCTTCGCTGCACTTCTACCCTCCAATCGGCGTTTGTCATGCCCGGtggcttggacggcggcgccctcggcttcctctgcttcggctgggtgaTGGAGGCGGTCGCGGTCGTCGCGGCGCGGGGGACGGCGTACTTCTTTGGTGGcatggcggccggctgggaggcgagcgggagggagaTTGGCGNNNNNNNNNNNNNNNNNNNNNNNNNNNNNNNNNNNNNNNNNNNNNNNNNNNNNNNNNNNNNNNNNNNNNNNNNNNNNNNNNNNNNNNNNNNNNNNNNNNNNNNNNNNNNNNNNNNNNNNNNNNNNNNNNNNNNNNNNNNNNNNNNNNNNNNNNNNNNNNNNNNNNNNNNNNNNNNNNNNNNNNNNNNNNNNNNNNNNNNNNNNNNNNNNNNNNNNNNNNNNNNNGGGGGGGGCGGGAAGAAACGACGGGAAGAGGCGCTCGACTCGCCGACAGGGCGGACCCACGCgcccttttcgcttgtgccggcgccccAGACGTTCCCCGGGGCGCCGAGTTCTGCCTGGGTCCACCGCACcagtttcggcccgagccggcaaaaaacgggcttctgggggcgaCTGGatctttttcggcgccggcgcggcaaaaacgcctggagagggcctgttgggggcgctgctggagatgctcttatatacTTTGTCACTTAGACTGCGACTTGATCTAGCCACTCTCTTCTTTGATACGATTTCTCAGCTAGGCACATCAACCCGTTATGCATCAACATGATGTTCGTTCTGTATACAACTCCACGCTAAACACAACAGGGTTGCTTCATCTGTGCTACTTAAACTCCATTGATCCGGGGCAATCCGCAACTTAAGTCCCCTCCGCATTAGTGGATACAAATACAATGAGCATGTAAGCCGGGTTGGCTGACAATGCATTTGAAAAGGTTATTGTTCCATATATTCCTAGCACACATTCGGCCTCTGTAAAGCTGGATGTACATAACCAAACATCAATGCATGTACACATAAATAAACATGCGGACAAATAGTAAGGTCATGCACACATTCAGCCTTAATGCTGGATGTACATAACCAACACCAACGCGTGTACACACAAACAAACATGTCGACAAATAACAAAGTCATGCACAGAGTGAGGGAAAAACCCTACATGGTATAGATATTCTAAAACATTAGTAATCATCTTATTATTCCAACACCTAGGCAATGCATATTTCATCTTTTTTAAAGTGCATCTTCTCATTGAGGTTGCTGCCGCACTGAAGATGACAATTCCCGGAAATACTGCTCCTCTCCCCCATTCCACTATAAAACCCATGCCTATTGTTCGATGAGAGACGTACGTATTCTGTCCCTCATCTTTCTCTCCAAAAGCCACATAAATTCGCCGGAGAAGACAATGGCCCAAAACAACAACGTGCGCGTGGTGCCGGCCATTATCTCTGACTCGTCTCGGATTCGCGCGAGATAAAGAACATCCTGCCGCACAACCGCGAGACGGCAGTTAGAGATGTTTTCATGACAAAGTTCCCGGATCACTTCTAGAATGTCATTCTCCGGAAGGACGACACTATCATCATCAAGTTCTTCTACACGGCCTCTGTGTAGGACCACAGACACGTGTGGGGCTTCGGACCCGAGACCGTGACCTTCTACTCCACCCCCTTCGACTGCAAGCATCGAAGAGGCGGATCAAGATTGcctaagggcgtgtttggttgcccgcataggGCCCAATCAGGTCCGCGCGGGAAGAAAGAAGCATGTTTGATTGCTCGTTTTCACTGTTGGGCCTGCATCGCACGCTTTTTAAAGCAACCCATAGCCCGACTCACTGGAAAATCACGAATCGGCAGCGTGAGCCAGGCCGAGGCGAGCGCTAGTGAGCAGGCCCTTGCACGAGTGGAGACGGGAGAGATGCGAGGTGATTACGTGAGGTCTTCTTCaaccttcagtaagcttctatctaATCTCCTCTCTCTGACCTACACAACGATACTTCGATTCGAGGTAAGCTCTACACGAAAAAATGCACCTCGGTACTACGGTTTCATTCAGGCGATCGGTTCATAGTTCCGTCGGCCGTAAGTTCTTAATCTTGTGTTCCCGTTTGAAGCTGTTTTGGACGAATTTTGTCACATTCGTCGCGCACGattgatttttttttttgactaGCAACCTAATCTCGCAGTTTCTCACAACATTCGTGTTGTAAGTTTTTGGTTTCGACGATTGTAGCTTCACCTCTCTTTGAACAGCAATCTACTGCACTAAcgccgccatgtcgagctcctCTGTCCTCTGCTCAGAGCCCTCATATTCGTCCCTCTCGACGTCAAAGCCCTTCCCCTTGATCTCCTTGCCCGCGTGCTACTACACTAGAGTCGTTTTCGGCGTCGCTCATCTCGGGCTACTCTTTGTCGTCCTCCTACTGCACTGAGACTGCAATGGCGCGCACATTGCTTTCTTGTGTCCTCTGCCTCCGCGCACACTGCAGTTTGCCGCACCGCCGACGGGGTTGATCATCTTCGCCTCCTCTCTCGCCCTACCACACTGGAGTCGTTTCCAGCGTCGAtcatctcggcctcctctctcgtccacTGCACTGACGATACGATGGCGCGAGCACTGCATTCTCCTCCTCTGTCCACTGTCTTTGCGCGAGCACCGCAACTAGTTCGCCGACGGTGTCACTCGTCGTGCCGCCGACGGGGTCGCTCGTCCACGACTCCAAGCTCGTCATGTCGGACACGGCGCCATGGTCACTATCAACCGCAGTCGCCATGGTCCggcgctgtaacatcccaaattttcaatttggaatgttatacatagatcatcattgcatatcatattttgttgcatctttggctcgatcctagaaattctatgcaactcaaggaccctcggagagagttggggatttcgttattttcttatttgagtttttctcaaattttgaaaataggatcattgattttatttattttatcttcaattatttctactaccaaatattcagagagggaataaaatgactttcccaaaataaagaaataatgaagatttaataaaaaaatctaataagttttattttggaagTTTTTcaccttttatttgaatttaggaaaaatgtgcgtttttcaaaattgcacttaggccccaaataaatgttcgtcttgtccggcttgattttagaagccggggaaaatttatttcgggattttggagtccgtttagtattttttttatttttcttctgcgaggaattatttttaaaaaaaatgcaaccgacctacgggccgtgcccgCGCGGGACTCCGNNNNNNNNNNNNNNNNNNNNNNNNNNNNNNNNNNNNNNNNNNNNNNNNNNNNNNNNNNNNNNNNNNNNNNNNNNNNNNNNNNNNNNNNNNNNNNNNNNNNNNNNNNNNNNNNNNNNNNNNNNNNNNNNNNNNNNNNNNNNNNNNNNNNNNNNNNNNNNNNNNNNNNNNNNNNNNNNNNNNNNNNNNNNNNNNNNNNNNNNNNNNNNNNNNNNNNNNNNNNNNNNNNNNNNNNNNNNNNNNNNNNNNNNNNNNNNNNNNNNNNNNNNNNNNNNNNNNNNNNNNNNNNNNNNNNNNNNNNNNNNNNNNNNNNNNNNNNNNNNNNNNNNNNNNNNNNNNNNNNNNNNNNNNNNNNNNNNNNNNNNNNNNNNNNNNNNNNNNNNNNNNNNNNNNNNNNNNNNNNNNNNNNNNNNNNNNNNNNNNNNTTgtatgtttgtctgcgatagaatatttggagtgtgccgcctgttacttcgagtctctaggttttgcggatcatcagcaaggcaagtaacactttgatcataccttttctcatacctagtttttatgcattagaccaatcctcaaacaattgcatgattaggatctaattaaattgtggtatgggaagtagatgaggtagtacctattacctgttttattttcaaacccctgggagttacttctacgtttgcttttatgccatgctatgctagtagacgtggattgggtgagtgtatccatgacagatgtgagattgttaatcaatggtttatttaaggtggcaacttaaacacacatctgggtggattgaggcacctggtttctatcaggacttgcctgtatttcttcggaccgccacccaggctcaaagggatcatgagattattcaaactagaaacttccgtgtgcagccacaagccattatgggctctggcatagttgactaagtcgtgcgaactcttacgggtagactagcagatgtaggggaaagtaggtgtactggtctacccacatgtaaggtgctagtgcttccgaaagactatgtctcggtcatccgtttctcaaacaccatgtagtgcgaggaatcaaacggaggcgatcaagtcttgtggggaaaagtgcgcaaacctctgcagagtgtacaaactaatcatgattagccatgtccccggatatggacgttttgagtatctagtacctggatatcatgtgaatctcatcatgttactttaatctaatattgttgggtttgatgagtacttttaattgggattgagaatgctgtcaaccattctcaatgtttaacaaccaccatgatagttaattaaatttattcctttgcagtaggaaaaaattggctttatgcaaaactgtaaccatagagcttttacaccagccaaattgcatgtagtgtagcttattccattgttattctctatgtgttactttgccagcatattccatgtgctgacccgttttcgggctgcaacgtttcatgttgcagacttttcagacgacgagtaaggtgcttttaggtcgtgccgttggagttgatggactcgcttatcttccaaaccttctgctgttatcatttttagatggcctcaagccatatttatttcaataagttctcttttgagacattcgatgtaataagtgtgtggttgctactctgttataaatcctctaagtactgtgtggtgtcagcattactgatccagggatgacactgagcacagagatcagactggttgaggtctggttgctacaaggtggtatcagagcacacgctgactgtaggacacgaccactaagctaaagccctagatcactactctttcttctcatttctgattcctcatcttttctattccttaggatggcggatgcaaggatcaagttcgcacaaccagatgagaattcaccttttggatgtcacttgaaggaagccactagatacctgaacataggagtaccaagcttcaccggtactttcaacgccactttacccgaagaggagcgctggaggattcaagtcaacattccaggaaggacatttgcgccagtcacggagccaatagagtttacctttgatgtaccaacatggagcctaggaaaaagcatggcagctcacatcaccatgggacggattggagaagtttaccacaacgacctcaagaatactatctaccagatttgtgggcgccgagatgagcgttgggagatgatcaccaccaggagggacagatcaatcgtagcttatattcaggagttaaaccaacacatccaaCGCCAGGAGAATCAAatgtgcgcagatatggaggaactacagaaggctatgaccaggatcaaggagctagaagcagaactcaaggctacacgtaaagactatatggaagaaatcgtcgctctagtaagacagaacggtgaccttaaggagaagattggagtattcatgggaggatcagcacccagagaggaagaggatgaacctacttgcccagataattatatcatcatcgacgacaccgactcggatcccgacgacagcgatgatgactatgttgatgaagttggagcagatatcatggaatcttcatcggagcagtttttctagttgaccaccataacagtagtagaattttccaccatttaattagttttagtccaagcacttttgtaacgatagttagaccgtcgtatgcccttgtttgaattgtttggaatgatattgtgtgttttgtctcatgtgcatatgggtagtgttatcccactagacctcattctattctaaactctcccctttaa contains:
- the LOC119275968 gene encoding V-type proton ATPase subunit F produces the protein MAGRSNIPANNSALIAIIADEDTVTGFLMAGVGNVDLRKKTNYLLVDNKTTVKQIEDAFKEFTAREDIAIVLISQYIANMIRFLVDSYNKPIPAILEIPSKDHPYDPASDSVLSRVKYLFSADSVASDRR